GAATAAATAACAAGATTAAAACCTTAAAAAGACAAGCATATGGCTATCGTGACTTAGATTTTTTTATGTTAAAAATAAAAGCAATGCATCAAGATATATACGCAAAATGTGGATGAACCATAATAAAGGGCAGCCCTACTAAAGACTGCCCTTTATATTTGTAATTAGAGGTCTTAAAAAAACAACTTGTTATTCTATATATATACTTTCTTTTGCTATCACCTTTCCAGCATGTTCAGCTAATTGAAAAACAAAGTTTCCTTTGTCAAGAACCCATTGATGACGATTGGTATTCCAATTATATAGTTTTTCTTTAGGAATCGTGATGGAGATATTTTTACTCTCTCTAGGTTGTAAGAATATCTTTTTAAACCCAACTAAAGAGCGAACAGGTTGATCTATTTTTGAATTTTTATGATGAACATATATTTGAGGAACCACACCACCTTCTCTTGATCCATCGTTTTGAATATGATATATTGATACGAATAGAGGTTAAATCCCTTGTAAGAATGACTACTAAAGGTGTATTTGTAGATATCAAAAAAGGGAGTGTCGTCATGACACTCCCTTTGAATATATAGATGGGTTGAAAGTGATAGATTACTGTACAATAAGTTTTTGTACAGAAGTACTTTCTTCTTTGTGAATCTTGATAAAATAGATCCCGCTTGGGACATGAATGTGGAAACGTTTTTCTTGTGCATTCATGATTTTGGTCCAAATGGTTCCTCCTGTATTGTCTAATAGCGTAACATAAAGTGGTTCTAGATATTCTGAATTTAATGATAAATTGAAATGATCGGTACATGGATTTGGGAATACTTGATCCATCTCAAAGGATATCTCACTTGTTGCATTGGGGTTATTGGTGGTGATGAACAGACTCTTGTATAGGCTGATAGGAGCTTTTCCATCATCCACTTTTAATACCAATGTGGCAAACCTATTTTTATCCGTTGGTGAAAATGTTACTGTCGTATTGGGACTCTTTGCATCTTCAAATGACGCATCGATTCCTACCATACTCCACTGATATGACAATGTATCGGATGGGTCCTCGTCACTAGACAGGTTTGCGTCGATAGAGATTGTTTTACCTGCTTCTACTGTGCTGGCAATTCCATTCATAATAGGTATGGGTAAGTCATTTTTATCATCGATTATGACATGAACAGGATACGTTGTATTTAAACCATCTTCATCCGTTGCAATAACCTCTATTTCATAGTTGTGTTGTTCTTCGAAGTTAAGAGATTCTGTTGTAACCAAGAAGTTTTTATCTAATCCAAACTGTTTGGGTGTGTTTGGTGCAAGTTTTAGTGTGACTGAGGCTCCTTCCGGATCAACGGTGTGAATCTGTTCTATTACAAATTTGGGTTTATTATTTTCTGGTACATGACATACTTTTGATGTGTTGAGAAAAAGGGGTGCTTCGTTTGTGTTGGTGATTCGAAATACAACATTAAATTCGGCAGATCCTGTTACTCCTTCTTCTTCTACTTTGAAAGTGACATATTGGTAATCATTTTCCCAGAAGCGGTAATCTACCTTTTTCTTGGTAATGAGTGTGTTCTCTTTCAATTCGAAAAGATTTGGATTGACACCAGATACTTTTTCCATTGTGATATGATATTTCCCTTTTTCTCTATCTTGGTCTACAAGTTTAAACGGGTACACCGTACCGATAGGCATATTGTCTGGTAACTTATATGATTCGAAAATTATTTCGTTTGGAAGTTCGTTCACATCATGGATATTTAACTTTACAGGGGTCTCCACTGTACCCTTTGCAGGATCTTTTATTACAATCACTGGCGTATAGGATGATTTCACTTCGAAATCAGGAGTAATTTTAAATGATAATCTATACTGTCCGTCTCTCTCTTCTAGAGTGAAAAAGTCGTTTATTGGTTCTTCTCTCTTTAATGAACAAGAAAGGAGTGTCTGATGTGCTTTGTCTTCATCTTCTAAATGAAGGATAATATCTCCTTTTTGATGTTCGTCTACAAAGTTATTTTCAACCTTCTTTAATCTTGGAAGATCGTTTTGGTCAATCACTTGTATTTCATAGCGACGCTTTTTTATGTTGCAATGTTCAAAAGAGACTTCGATTGGGTGTATCGCTAGTTCTTCAAAGTTCATCGATTGTTCTGCATATAATTTATTATCCACTATCGTAAAGAGATGATTGTCTAAAGCTCCTTTTGTTAGTAATGCCTTAAATTTTTGATTGTTCGTGACAAAAGAGTCTGAGCCAATTGAAGCAAACGTACCTATTAAGGTATGGTCTGTGTTATTCTCCTTTATATGGTTGCTTGACAATGCGATCTCATCCTTCTTAGTATTGTCAGTGTCTAGATTTGTTGTTGTGATGGATCCGACAGTATTCGCAGTTGCAGCGTAGCGAACCAATAAATTGTTGTGTCCATTTAGATTTACTTTTTGGTTTGTAACACAAGAGATCCATGGTTGATCATTAAGTTTGAATTCCATCGTTGGATCAGATCCTACTATCATTG
The Prolixibacteraceae bacterium DNA segment above includes these coding regions:
- a CDS encoding fibronectin type III-like domain-contianing protein yields the protein MVPQIYVHHKNSKIDQPVRSLVGFKKIFLQPRESKNISITIPKEKLYNWNTNRHQWVLDKGNFVFQLAEHAGKVIAKESIYIE